From the genome of Clostridium sp. BNL1100, one region includes:
- a CDS encoding S-layer homology domain-containing protein, with product MHNRKAKFLSVALSAVMALSTLVVPFNANAASAPGQYIIGDGSGGGGGGASGSNFAGGAGGNGGGDNDTINGTIGSDVIFGDGSGGGAGCRSVGGSINPRGGVGGGGADIINGGDGDDVIFGDGFNGQDYLGWYPGNGGIGGGGAGGAGGIFGQPPAGGIGGIGGGGGGAGGSGACIPGATLITGVGNSGGIQSGTNGGTGGASTTSNENGVPGAGGAPSVYAGGGGAGFGGAAGGAGANNANGLTGANGDTNQHTYNDTTGSVRGYFTESVLRTLLLNNPTFGAGNDTINGGAGNNNLFGLGGQNTFIVDSADNASRTVIWDLKYGDKLLLQNDGVLVSQVFSESVLEGASYGDFDGDGFDDDTRIMFNSNPIDLIDNLLSKTNNVGTNGEISPSNSAPVIDLNNNINVYNLGSGFDCWFGAGAVVNDRDGDQDWDGGKMEVKLEWNATENDQLGVFENSTLAPIIAFSGTDVTAAGVSIGTMSVPAAAGANTAKYLVSGNTLFTVTFNSNATNEYVRKLVNHLLFKSINAGNGNRVVSVKLTDKHGNSSMDTEVIGANVPAAAPVFQSAATDTSGSKVIAVFDKTMMARPDGRQGQFTVTVDGSPAVVTSIANADFDSTLEFTLATPVVNGQIVKISYATGSIISADTGVLATFGLQDVVNNVPALYTVPGVPQTVKAVAGNAQATVTFNAPASDGGSPITGYIVTSTPGSITATGNTNSIIVTGLTNGTTYTFTVKAVNAAGEGNESAPSNQVTPSAPSSGGGDSTGTPSTPATPTPSDTGVEILVNGKVETAATATKSEQNGKSVLTLTVDDKKVEQKIEQEGNNAVVTIPVRNSSDIVVSQLTGQTVKYMETKNSVLKIQTDNVTYTIQASQINIDNVSEKIGKQVELKDINVEIKISASPDSAVKTVETTAKTNNYQVMVKPVDFDITCSNGDKTIDVTRFNAYVERMVAIPDGIDPNKITTGIVLNADGSFSHVPTVINKIDNRYYAKINSITNSTYSVIWSPKTFDDVENHWAKAAVNDMGSRLIISGVGNGKFAPQRDITRAEFATIVVKGLGLMCTGTGKDTFNDVAKGTWYYDAVSIASEYGIISGYGYGKFGPMDRISREQAMTIIAKAMDITGLNIELTQDEQASILSGFKDSEIASGYAITGIAACVKSGIVTGRGNNMVAPKSDITRAETAVIVRKLLQKSELINQ from the coding sequence ATGCACAATCGGAAAGCCAAATTTTTAAGCGTTGCATTATCAGCGGTTATGGCACTCTCAACCTTAGTTGTACCTTTTAATGCAAATGCAGCATCTGCTCCAGGTCAATATATTATAGGTGATGGAAGTGGAGGCGGAGGCGGAGGAGCCAGTGGCAGTAATTTTGCCGGGGGTGCCGGAGGTAACGGCGGAGGGGATAACGATACAATTAACGGGACCATAGGAAGTGACGTTATATTTGGAGATGGCAGCGGCGGTGGAGCCGGGTGCAGAAGCGTGGGCGGTTCAATCAACCCCAGAGGAGGAGTTGGTGGCGGTGGAGCTGACATAATCAATGGCGGAGACGGTGATGACGTCATATTTGGCGATGGTTTTAACGGACAGGACTATCTTGGGTGGTATCCCGGAAATGGAGGAATAGGAGGCGGAGGTGCCGGAGGTGCAGGCGGTATATTTGGACAGCCTCCTGCAGGTGGAATCGGCGGAATTGGCGGCGGAGGCGGCGGAGCCGGAGGAAGCGGAGCATGTATCCCCGGTGCAACTCTTATCACTGGAGTAGGTAATTCAGGAGGAATTCAAAGCGGTACAAACGGTGGAACCGGTGGGGCAAGTACAACATCTAATGAAAATGGGGTTCCTGGTGCCGGTGGTGCACCTTCTGTATACGCAGGAGGTGGTGGAGCAGGATTCGGAGGAGCCGCAGGAGGAGCAGGGGCCAATAATGCAAATGGACTAACCGGAGCAAACGGAGATACCAACCAACATACATATAATGACACTACAGGCAGTGTACGTGGTTATTTTACAGAATCAGTACTTAGGACACTTTTGTTAAACAATCCAACCTTTGGTGCCGGAAACGACACAATTAACGGAGGTGCAGGAAATAACAACCTCTTTGGTCTGGGTGGTCAGAATACATTTATAGTGGATTCAGCTGATAATGCGTCGAGAACTGTAATATGGGATTTAAAGTATGGTGATAAACTACTTTTGCAAAATGATGGCGTTTTAGTCTCTCAGGTTTTTTCAGAAAGTGTTTTAGAGGGGGCATCATATGGTGACTTTGATGGGGACGGTTTTGATGATGATACAAGAATTATGTTCAATTCAAATCCTATAGACCTTATAGATAACTTGTTGTCAAAAACTAACAACGTAGGAACAAATGGAGAAATATCTCCATCCAATTCAGCACCTGTTATTGATCTGAATAATAATATAAATGTTTATAATTTGGGAAGCGGATTCGATTGCTGGTTTGGCGCCGGAGCAGTTGTAAATGATCGTGATGGTGATCAGGACTGGGATGGCGGAAAAATGGAAGTAAAATTAGAATGGAATGCAACTGAGAACGACCAATTAGGGGTTTTTGAAAATTCAACATTAGCTCCCATAATAGCTTTCTCAGGTACTGATGTTACCGCAGCCGGGGTATCTATCGGAACAATGTCTGTACCTGCAGCTGCAGGTGCTAATACCGCAAAATATCTGGTATCAGGTAATACATTGTTTACTGTAACATTTAATAGTAACGCTACAAATGAATATGTTCGTAAACTGGTAAACCATTTACTTTTTAAATCAATCAATGCAGGAAACGGAAACCGTGTAGTATCAGTAAAACTTACAGATAAGCATGGGAACTCATCAATGGATACAGAGGTAATCGGAGCCAATGTTCCGGCAGCTGCACCTGTATTTCAAAGTGCCGCTACAGACACATCTGGTTCAAAAGTAATTGCGGTTTTTGATAAAACCATGATGGCAAGGCCTGATGGAAGACAAGGTCAGTTTACTGTAACTGTTGACGGGAGTCCGGCGGTAGTTACATCAATTGCCAACGCAGATTTTGATTCAACATTGGAGTTTACTCTTGCAACTCCTGTTGTAAACGGTCAGATTGTTAAGATATCCTATGCAACCGGAAGTATAATTTCCGCAGATACAGGAGTACTGGCAACATTTGGACTTCAGGATGTTGTAAATAATGTACCTGCTTTATACACCGTACCCGGTGTACCACAAACTGTTAAAGCAGTTGCGGGCAACGCACAGGCGACAGTCACTTTTAATGCTCCTGCATCTGACGGAGGAAGCCCTATTACAGGATATATCGTAACATCAACTCCGGGTAGTATTACAGCAACTGGAAATACAAATTCAATAATAGTTACAGGTCTTACCAATGGTACAACCTATACCTTTACCGTAAAGGCTGTAAATGCGGCTGGAGAGGGTAATGAGTCGGCACCATCTAATCAGGTAACACCTTCAGCACCTTCAAGCGGGGGTGGTGATTCAACAGGAACACCTTCAACACCTGCAACTCCAACACCGAGTGATACAGGGGTTGAGATATTAGTTAACGGTAAGGTTGAAACTGCTGCAACGGCAACAAAATCTGAACAAAATGGTAAATCAGTATTAACACTTACGGTTGATGATAAAAAAGTAGAACAGAAAATAGAACAAGAAGGTAACAATGCAGTTGTTACAATTCCTGTGAGAAATAGTTCAGATATCGTCGTAAGTCAATTGACCGGACAGACTGTAAAATATATGGAAACAAAGAATTCTGTTCTGAAAATTCAAACAGATAATGTAACCTATACTATACAGGCTTCACAAATCAATATAGATAATGTAAGTGAAAAGATAGGAAAACAAGTAGAATTAAAGGATATCAATGTAGAAATAAAAATTTCGGCATCTCCGGACAGTGCAGTAAAGACCGTAGAAACTACGGCTAAAACTAACAACTATCAAGTCATGGTGAAGCCTGTAGACTTTGATATTACATGTTCAAATGGTGACAAAACTATAGATGTTACCAGATTTAACGCATATGTTGAAAGAATGGTTGCAATACCGGACGGAATAGACCCAAACAAGATTACTACCGGAATTGTGCTTAACGCAGATGGATCATTCTCTCATGTACCAACGGTGATAAATAAAATAGACAACAGATATTATGCAAAAATAAACAGCATTACAAATAGTACATATTCAGTAATCTGGAGTCCGAAAACATTTGATGATGTAGAAAACCATTGGGCAAAGGCTGCTGTTAATGATATGGGCTCAAGGCTTATAATCAGCGGTGTGGGCAATGGAAAATTTGCACCACAAAGAGATATTACAAGAGCTGAATTTGCTACAATCGTTGTAAAGGGCCTTGGTTTGATGTGTACCGGAACAGGAAAAGACACATTTAATGATGTGGCAAAGGGTACATGGTATTATGACGCAGTCTCCATTGCAAGCGAGTACGGAATTATTTCCGGCTATGGCTACGGAAAATTCGGTCCTATGGACAGAATATCACGTGAACAGGCAATGACAATAATCGCAAAAGCAATGGATATAACAGGCTTAAACATTGAATTAACACAGGATGAGCAAGCAAGTATTCTATCAGGATTCAAAGACTCTGAAATTGCTTCCGGCTATGCCATAACAGGAATTGCAGCCTGTGTAAAATCCGGAATTGTAACCGGAAGAGGAAATAATATGGTTGCACCAAAATCTGATATTACAAGGGCTGAAACCGCAGTAATAGTGCGTAAACTCCTACAAAAGTCAGAGCTTATTAATCAATAA
- the dinB gene encoding DNA polymerase IV: MDRVILHCDLNNFYASVECLYNPQYRDYPLAVCGSQDLRHGIVLAKNYIAKKFGIKTGEAIWQAKQKCPNLVVVNPNYALYLRFSKEAREIYSRYSNLVESFGIDECWIDVSESTKLFGDGEKIANEIRELIKTELGVTASVGVSFNKIFAKLGSDLKKPNATTVINQNNFKEMVWKLNVGELLYVGRSTRRKLNQVGIMTIGDLAGTPLSFTKRYLGKWGETLWNFANGMDYSEVTATDYQETIKGIGNSMTTARDLVNTEDVKLTFTVLAESVAERLRKHNLKGSTIQISIRDNELASIERQAKLPVPSYISGEISRKAMDIFNANWNWHKPIRSLGIRSTDLVTADTHTQLSFFEDYNKRPQLETLEFSIDTIRKRFGHYSVQRAILLKDSALNANPVEDNIIHPVSFFR, from the coding sequence ATGGATAGAGTAATTTTACACTGTGACCTGAATAATTTTTACGCTTCTGTTGAATGTCTGTACAATCCACAGTATAGGGATTATCCTTTAGCAGTATGCGGAAGCCAGGATTTGCGTCACGGAATTGTCCTGGCTAAAAATTATATTGCGAAAAAGTTTGGAATAAAAACAGGCGAGGCTATCTGGCAAGCAAAACAAAAGTGTCCCAATCTCGTTGTTGTTAATCCCAATTATGCTTTATACCTGAGATTTTCAAAGGAAGCCAGAGAAATTTATTCGAGATATTCCAACCTTGTTGAGAGTTTTGGCATAGATGAATGCTGGATTGACGTTTCCGAAAGCACCAAGCTCTTCGGAGATGGAGAAAAGATTGCAAATGAAATACGTGAACTTATTAAAACAGAGCTTGGTGTTACTGCTTCAGTAGGAGTGAGTTTTAATAAGATATTTGCAAAGCTTGGGTCTGATTTAAAAAAGCCTAATGCTACTACTGTTATTAATCAAAATAATTTTAAGGAAATGGTTTGGAAATTAAATGTTGGCGAATTGCTTTATGTGGGCAGGTCAACCCGTAGGAAACTTAATCAGGTCGGCATAATGACTATCGGAGACCTTGCAGGGACGCCTCTTTCTTTCACTAAAAGATATCTTGGAAAATGGGGAGAAACTCTCTGGAATTTTGCTAATGGCATGGACTATTCCGAAGTAACTGCAACAGATTACCAAGAAACTATAAAAGGCATAGGAAACAGCATGACAACCGCAAGAGACCTTGTAAACACAGAGGATGTTAAACTTACTTTTACTGTGCTGGCTGAAAGTGTTGCGGAAAGGCTTAGAAAACATAATTTAAAGGGTTCTACAATACAGATTTCTATTCGTGATAATGAGCTTGCATCAATTGAACGACAAGCAAAGCTCCCGGTTCCCAGCTATATATCCGGTGAAATTTCACGTAAAGCAATGGATATTTTTAATGCAAATTGGAATTGGCATAAGCCTATACGTTCTCTTGGTATACGTTCAACTGATTTGGTTACAGCGGATACTCATACCCAGCTTTCCTTTTTTGAGGATTATAATAAACGTCCACAATTGGAAACTCTGGAATTTAGTATTGATACTATTCGTAAAAGGTTTGGCCATTACTCTGTTCAAAGGGCAATTTTGCTTAAAGATAGTGCTCTTAACGCCAACCCAGTTGAAGACAATATTATTCATCCCGTTTCATTTTTTAGGTAA
- a CDS encoding SOS response-associated peptidase: MCGRYAIFTEEENQELRNIVNDINEKLKEKATTIKTGEIFPTDTVPVITDISSDGKKSTDLFKWGFPNFKQSSGVIINARSETVHEKPTFRKLLQSGRCIVPASGFYEWRKADGKKEKYFIRSATGNLIYMAGLYNRFIDNMGAVSNRFVILTTDANEQMSYIHSRMPVILSPEDTFIWLDNKRGYLKFAELFKPYGGSILLNKMG, from the coding sequence ATGTGTGGAAGATACGCTATTTTTACAGAGGAAGAGAATCAGGAACTTAGAAATATAGTTAATGATATTAATGAAAAACTTAAGGAGAAAGCTACAACAATTAAAACAGGTGAGATTTTTCCCACTGATACCGTTCCGGTTATAACTGATATTTCTTCTGATGGTAAAAAATCAACTGATTTGTTTAAGTGGGGATTCCCCAATTTCAAACAGTCCAGCGGGGTTATTATAAATGCCAGAAGTGAAACTGTTCATGAAAAACCCACCTTCAGAAAGCTTCTTCAATCAGGAAGATGTATTGTCCCTGCCAGCGGTTTTTATGAATGGAGAAAAGCTGACGGTAAAAAAGAAAAGTATTTCATTCGCTCAGCAACAGGCAATTTAATATATATGGCAGGACTGTACAATAGGTTCATTGATAACATGGGAGCTGTAAGTAACAGATTTGTTATTCTGACCACAGATGCAAACGAACAGATGTCTTATATTCACAGCAGGATGCCTGTAATTTTAAGTCCTGAAGATACTTTTATCTGGCTTGACAACAAGCGTGGTTATTTAAAGTTTGCTGAGCTTTTTAAACCTTATGGCGGAAGTATTTTGTTAAATAAAATGGGGTGA
- a CDS encoding S41 family peptidase, translating into MKRILLLITLIAVISIITTGCKVDSELPNQLSQDEKLADFEYMCNILKENYPFFEVNKRNNSVDWLAKKDTYVSMVKSTKNDQEFFDTMSKILNELHNGHTHMFSEKDYSYWKNLVLNWESGSNEPWLKELNNDKVLLRYNQKESKQSVSNSSDIFQRNNVASGKFDILSFLPHTNTNTKIIKKGEVAYLAVSGFDYYNIEKDRRIIKPFLNSIKDYSKLIIDIRGNGGGNDRYWIENIVQPLISKPLSNKIYWVFRGATFEEPFISHMIGNGYDRLDLVREINREGLTNTPPELKKNFKYYKKVVNTIYPVNSINFKGKIYLLVDKYVFSSAEAFAIFSKNTGFATIVGEKTGGDGIVGSPLICALPNSGYVFSLSITMGLTDNGTCNEEFKTNPDVEITQKWYNNLFQDKSINYILAGDIKYFWISDIGKLILIIALFIGIICFKIWFRKKSPHFI; encoded by the coding sequence TTGAAAAGAATATTATTACTTATTACTTTAATTGCAGTTATATCAATTATCACTACCGGATGCAAAGTAGATTCTGAATTACCAAATCAATTATCACAAGATGAAAAATTAGCAGATTTTGAATACATGTGTAATATACTCAAAGAAAATTATCCTTTTTTCGAAGTTAATAAACGAAATAATAGTGTAGACTGGTTAGCAAAGAAAGATACATATGTAAGTATGGTGAAGTCAACAAAAAATGATCAGGAATTTTTTGATACAATGTCAAAAATACTTAATGAACTTCATAATGGGCATACGCACATGTTTAGCGAAAAGGATTATTCTTATTGGAAAAATCTTGTCTTAAACTGGGAAAGTGGTAGTAATGAACCTTGGTTAAAAGAATTAAATAATGATAAAGTTTTATTACGCTATAACCAAAAAGAAAGTAAACAATCAGTTTCAAATTCATCAGATATATTTCAGAGAAACAACGTAGCCAGTGGTAAATTCGATATTTTGAGCTTTTTACCACATACAAATACTAATACAAAAATAATTAAAAAAGGGGAAGTTGCATACCTGGCTGTTAGTGGATTTGATTATTATAATATTGAGAAAGATAGAAGAATAATAAAACCTTTTCTTAACAGCATTAAAGATTACAGTAAATTGATTATTGATATTAGAGGAAATGGTGGAGGTAATGACAGATATTGGATAGAAAATATTGTTCAGCCTCTTATTAGCAAACCACTAAGCAACAAAATATATTGGGTTTTTAGGGGGGCAACCTTTGAGGAGCCATTTATTAGCCATATGATTGGGAATGGCTATGATAGACTGGATTTAGTCAGGGAAATTAACAGGGAAGGATTAACTAATACACCACCTGAATTGAAAAAGAATTTTAAGTATTACAAAAAGGTTGTAAATACAATTTATCCGGTTAATTCTATAAATTTTAAGGGCAAAATATATTTGCTTGTTGATAAATACGTTTTTTCTTCAGCAGAAGCCTTTGCTATATTTTCTAAAAATACTGGTTTTGCGACTATAGTAGGAGAAAAGACAGGAGGTGATGGTATTGTAGGAAGCCCTTTAATTTGTGCATTACCTAATAGTGGCTATGTATTTAGTCTCTCAATTACAATGGGATTAACTGATAATGGAACTTGTAATGAAGAATTCAAAACTAATCCTGATGTAGAAATTACACAAAAGTGGTATAACAACCTTTTCCAGGACAAATCAATTAATTATATTTTGGCAGGAGATATAAAATACTTTTGGATTTCAGATATAGGAAAGCTTATTTTAATTATTGCACTATTTATTGGAATTATATGTTTTAAGATTTGGTTTAGAAAAAAATCACCCCATTTTATTTAA
- a CDS encoding helix-turn-helix domain-containing protein, translating into MFKLNTIYRPITAQPFLNDESYTEIQPCEVLKPYICCFWGTRKPYSSFTSTEIKDKLVIPDTCMDIIFNINTDKNELDGFFAGVSDTTFIDKTKNVTSSMSCFAIRFYCWAVLLFSDESMKHVLNSFVVVEDYFKNFKRDLYDILISNQLFLDRVDKVQQYLIKKINHDKQNNNIMNSVYKILKSKGTANISELAGFTAVSQRQLERLFLEYVGVSPKKLSGLVRYQYLWQDILYNTNLNIHDSVCKYGYTDQSHLLNDFKKYHTLSTADARIFAYKTR; encoded by the coding sequence ATGTTTAAATTAAATACTATTTATCGGCCAATTACTGCCCAGCCGTTTTTAAATGACGAATCTTATACTGAAATTCAACCTTGTGAAGTGCTTAAACCCTACATATGCTGTTTTTGGGGTACTCGGAAGCCTTATTCGAGTTTTACTTCAACTGAAATAAAAGATAAGCTTGTAATACCTGATACATGCATGGATATAATATTTAACATTAATACGGATAAAAACGAGCTTGATGGTTTTTTTGCAGGTGTAAGTGATACTACATTTATAGATAAGACAAAAAATGTTACATCTTCAATGTCTTGCTTTGCCATTAGGTTCTATTGCTGGGCTGTACTATTATTTTCCGATGAATCAATGAAACATGTTCTTAATTCTTTCGTTGTAGTTGAAGATTACTTTAAAAACTTTAAGCGTGACTTGTATGATATACTGATTAGCAATCAGTTATTTCTTGATAGAGTAGATAAGGTTCAGCAATATCTCATTAAAAAGATAAACCATGACAAACAGAACAATAATATAATGAATTCTGTTTATAAAATTTTAAAGTCTAAAGGTACAGCCAATATTTCTGAACTTGCCGGTTTCACGGCAGTAAGCCAAAGGCAGCTAGAAAGGTTGTTTTTAGAGTACGTCGGGGTTTCGCCCAAAAAACTTTCAGGTCTTGTTCGCTACCAATACCTTTGGCAGGATATTTTATATAATACAAATTTAAATATTCACGATAGTGTTTGCAAATATGGATATACAGACCAATCGCATTTACTTAATGATTTCAAAAAATATCACACCTTATCTACTGCAGATGCTAGAATATTTGCTTATAAAACCAGGTGA
- a CDS encoding dockerin type I domain-containing protein gives MKKLLLFSIIVAVIVASFAPSTIFAATPQINGSDVMVIGDSYFALSGEIVRALENEARNAGVLGANDRFRNNPVSGATLANNGIPSQYTNGISSSKVKYVIMDGGGNDCLQGYSAPPYTESTPFIKNATDAVTNLLKQMKADGVVKVFYLFYPDPNGDLNGLKGKLDALRPIMQSTVANAAVKPETYFFDIRPTWDGHLSEYTLPDGIHPTTAGSVATAKAMWAEMQKVNFFGTSTPTIKYGDCNNDGSIDALDFSSLKMYLMSPTHTYNQVLDLNLDNTIDAIDFAIMKQYLLGIVKTLPYK, from the coding sequence ATGAAAAAACTACTCTTATTTTCTATCATCGTGGCTGTTATTGTGGCAAGCTTTGCACCATCAACTATTTTTGCTGCCACCCCTCAAATCAACGGAAGTGACGTAATGGTTATTGGCGATTCGTATTTCGCATTGTCTGGTGAAATTGTCAGAGCCTTAGAAAATGAAGCTAGAAATGCTGGTGTTTTAGGTGCAAATGATAGATTTAGAAACAATCCAGTATCTGGAGCTACATTAGCAAATAATGGCATTCCTTCTCAGTACACAAATGGTATTAGTTCTAGTAAAGTTAAGTATGTAATAATGGATGGTGGTGGAAACGATTGTCTACAAGGTTATTCTGCTCCACCGTATACTGAAAGCACTCCTTTTATTAAGAATGCAACAGATGCAGTTACTAATCTATTGAAACAAATGAAAGCTGATGGCGTTGTTAAAGTATTTTATTTGTTCTACCCTGATCCAAACGGAGATCTCAACGGTTTAAAGGGAAAATTGGATGCATTAAGACCTATAATGCAATCTACAGTAGCTAACGCAGCAGTAAAGCCGGAAACATATTTCTTTGATATAAGACCAACATGGGACGGACATTTATCAGAGTATACACTACCTGATGGTATACATCCTACTACAGCTGGAAGCGTAGCAACAGCAAAAGCTATGTGGGCTGAAATGCAAAAAGTTAACTTTTTTGGTACTAGTACTCCTACAATAAAATATGGAGATTGTAACAATGATGGAAGTATTGATGCCTTGGATTTCTCATCTTTAAAGATGTACTTGATGAGTCCCACACATACATACAATCAAGTTTTGGATCTTAATCTTGATAACACTATAGATGCAATTGATTTTGCTATCATGAAGCAGTACCTGCTGGGTATCGTAAAAACTTTACCTTACAAATAG
- a CDS encoding DUF2310 family Zn-ribbon-containing protein, which translates to MFLFTVTTYPSKHQRENCYSEFKEEQAWYFGALIKNGQILMNDCNTIFQEDKFITYLLAPEQDSLDLRNANKYVNEFYIKLLTLCTQEPTIQLLGKSSDYEETCSCETPSWYMLYSYYTTNESPVVCGDCGKSVPLYRLPKILGEDEYYSVLGWQKAYKACNRLFLEGIAERVAYQRLSKPTSDLSKLGHEICTAFENATEKPFYYYLFRYYSSHKPVCPICSLPWKLEEDNKSFMDYSCDKCRLVADEVNFR; encoded by the coding sequence ATGTTTCTATTTACAGTAACCACTTATCCAAGTAAACATCAAAGAGAAAACTGCTATTCCGAGTTTAAAGAAGAGCAAGCTTGGTACTTCGGAGCTTTAATTAAAAACGGTCAGATTCTGATGAATGACTGCAATACAATTTTTCAGGAAGACAAGTTTATAACTTACTTATTGGCTCCTGAGCAGGATTCTCTGGACTTAAGGAACGCAAATAAATACGTAAATGAATTTTATATAAAACTACTTACCCTTTGTACCCAAGAGCCTACAATCCAATTATTAGGTAAATCTTCGGATTATGAAGAAACTTGTAGCTGTGAAACACCTAGCTGGTATATGTTATACTCGTACTATACAACTAATGAGTCTCCAGTTGTTTGTGGTGATTGCGGCAAATCAGTCCCGCTGTATAGATTACCTAAAATTCTAGGCGAAGACGAGTATTATTCTGTCCTTGGATGGCAGAAAGCTTATAAAGCATGCAACCGTTTATTTCTTGAAGGAATTGCTGAGCGAGTAGCATATCAGAGGTTATCAAAACCCACATCAGATTTATCAAAATTAGGCCATGAAATATGTACAGCATTCGAAAATGCCACTGAAAAGCCTTTTTATTACTATCTATTCCGATATTATTCTTCTCATAAACCAGTATGTCCTATTTGTTCATTACCGTGGAAACTAGAAGAAGATAATAAATCATTTATGGACTATAGTTGTGATAAGTGTAGATTAGTAGCTGATGAGGTTAACTTCAGATAG
- a CDS encoding ABC transporter substrate-binding protein codes for MRKVHEKSILLGIGIGMIITAIAGMIYSGGTQKELTKDEIISRAKSYGLIEPVKLLNENNSAADSTVADTTSEKSPGVSTVSQASTEVADKASTANKEKTGTDTNERNIVIKIEDGHISNEVMKQLLDKGIITSEKDFTNVIHSYKASRKIISGTYKFKKNEDLDYLVKKICGIK; via the coding sequence ATGAGAAAAGTGCACGAGAAAAGTATATTGTTGGGAATCGGTATCGGAATGATTATAACCGCAATAGCCGGGATGATTTATTCCGGGGGGACACAAAAGGAACTAACCAAAGATGAGATAATCAGCCGTGCCAAGAGCTATGGCTTGATTGAACCGGTTAAATTACTTAATGAAAATAATTCAGCAGCAGACAGTACAGTTGCTGATACGACAAGCGAAAAGTCACCGGGAGTAAGTACAGTTTCTCAGGCTTCAACAGAGGTTGCGGATAAAGCAAGCACCGCAAACAAAGAGAAAACAGGTACTGATACTAACGAACGAAATATTGTAATTAAAATAGAAGACGGTCATATTTCTAACGAGGTAATGAAACAACTCCTTGATAAAGGTATTATAACAAGCGAAAAAGATTTTACCAATGTTATTCATTCTTACAAGGCTTCCAGAAAGATTATTTCGGGAACATATAAGTTTAAGAAAAATGAGGATTTAGACTACCTCGTAAAGAAAATATGCGGTATTAAATAG
- a CDS encoding response regulator transcription factor, giving the protein MGAFYVTIIFLGVILVAVSLFLIIMDRANGKDFFKEFDRKKDEMFGLIQDSEEMIHELNRMSDYVVTVISEKNQEFFKKVKDLDNQDKVQEKPVNKIQQQTQIEEPVISTPELSAEVDKINQQINQDIQKLTNIQSYKNMQSGKKQQNEPTNETIDTKEDDEKPSKLVLNSRRKQVLQLIEQGLSNDEIAEKMKMGKGEIGLIRGLSSSK; this is encoded by the coding sequence ATGGGAGCATTTTACGTTACTATAATATTCTTGGGAGTTATTTTGGTAGCAGTATCTCTTTTCCTTATTATAATGGATAGGGCTAACGGTAAAGACTTTTTTAAAGAATTTGATCGCAAAAAGGACGAGATGTTTGGTTTAATTCAGGATTCAGAAGAAATGATACATGAACTTAACAGAATGTCTGATTACGTTGTAACAGTAATTTCTGAAAAAAATCAGGAATTTTTCAAGAAAGTTAAAGATTTAGATAACCAAGACAAAGTTCAAGAAAAACCTGTTAACAAAATTCAACAACAGACACAAATAGAGGAGCCGGTTATTTCAACCCCGGAGCTTTCAGCTGAAGTCGATAAAATTAATCAGCAAATCAATCAGGATATTCAGAAGCTTACAAATATCCAGAGCTACAAGAATATGCAAAGCGGTAAAAAACAGCAAAATGAGCCAACCAATGAAACAATTGATACCAAGGAAGACGATGAGAAGCCTTCAAAATTAGTACTCAACAGCAGAAGAAAGCAAGTACTGCAATTAATTGAACAGGGCTTGAGCAATGACGAAATCGCAGAGAAAATGAAAATGGGAAAAGGTGAAATCGGACTTATACGTGGTTTAAGCAGCAGTAAATAG